The genome window ACCGCGGGCCACGCACCAGGGCAGCAGCGAGTCCAGCGCCTCCCGCGACCAGACCGACAGCTCGGCCTGCACGGCACTCACCGGGAAGACCTGCTGGACCCGCTGGAGCTGGCCGATCGTGGTGTCGTACATGCCCGCGCCCGGCCGGCGCCCCGCCCGCGCGCCCACCGCGCACAGGCCCAACGCCCGTACCTTCCCGGCCCGGACGAGATCCGCCATCGCGCCCCATGTCTCCTCGACGGGGACCTCGGGATCCGCCCGGTGCAGCTGGTAGAGGTCGATGACATCGGTCTGGAGCCGGCGCAGCGAGGCATCGCAGGCCCGTCGCACATAGCCGGGGCGGCCGTTGGCCACGATGTGCTGCTCGCCCACCAGCAGACCCACCTTGGTGGAGACGAAGGCCTCCGCGCGGCGCTCCTTCAGCACCCGGCCGACCAGCAGCTCATTGGTGAAGGGGCCGTACATGTCGGCCGTGTCCAGCAGAGTCGTGCCGAGGTCGAGCGCCCGGTGCACCGTCCGCATCGACTCGTCGCCCCGTTGCCGCGATCCGGTGTACGCCCAGCTCATCGGCATGCACCCGAGTCCTACGGCCCCCACGTCGAGCGTCGCCGCGCCGATCGTCCTGCGCTCCACCTGGTCGTGACCCTCCCTCTCGCGACCCCCAACCTAACCTCTGCCGTACCGGGTACCTGACATAGCCTCCGGAGCATGACTGCTGACGCGACTGCCGACCCGACCGCGGACGTGACCGGCGATGTGTGGCTCTCCATCCCGCCGGACGAGATCGAGGGGCTCCCGCAGGGCCCCGACTACCTCTTCTGGGACGGGGGCGAGGACGGCACCCAGCCGTATCCCGGCGATCCCGCGGACTGTGTCCTGTACGTGGTGCCGTACATGAAACGGTGGCCGGTGAAGGTGAACCCGCTGGAACGGATGCGGAACCTGCGGGTCGTGCAGACGCTCACGGCGGGCGTCGACGACGTCCTGGCCCGGCTGTCGAGCCTCCCTCCCGGGGTCCAGCTGTGCAACGCGCGCGGAGTGCACGAGGCCAGCACCGCCGAACTCGCGCTCACCCTGACCCTCGCCTCGCTGCGCGGTGTCCCCGACTTCGTGCGCGCCCAGCAACAGGAGTGCTGGCAGGGCGACTTCCGCCCCGCGCTCGCCGACAGGTCCGTCCTGATCGTCGGCTACGGCGCGATCGGCTCCGCCATCGAGGACCGGCTCGTACCCTTCGAGGTGGCGCGGGTGGCGCGCGTCGCGCGCTCTGAGCGCACCACGGCGCGCGGACCGGTGCATTCGTTCACCGAACTGCCCTCCCTGCTGCCGTCGGCCGACGTCGTGATCCTGTCCACTCCGCTCACGGAACAGACGAAAGGCCTGGTCGGCGCCGACTTCCTGGCCCATATGAAGGACGGCGCCCTCCTGGTGAATGTTGCCCGCGGAGGAGTCGTCGACACCAAGGCGCTGCTCGCGGAACTGGACACCGGGCGCATCACCGCGGCACTCGACGTCACCGACCCCGAGCCGCTGCCGCCGGGGCACCCGCTCTGGCGCGCGCCCGGCGTGCTCATCAGCCCGCATGTGGGCGGACCCACGTCGGCCTTCCTGCCGCGTGCCAAAAGGCTGCTGGTGGACCAGTTGGGACGATTCGTGAACCGGGAGCCACTGCGCAACGTGGTTCTTACGACGGGCGAGACGGACGACGCGTAATCCACTTCGGGCACCCTCCGCGTTCCTTCGGAAGCGGACCGTGCTCGTGTTGCCAGAGGTGGTCACTGAGCGTAGAGGAACTATGTCCCTGAGTGACGAGACTGGTGTATCGTCCCGACAGGGGCTGCGCCGCGCACCGTTCGGCGCCGGGGACGGACTTGAGACAGCGAGGGGGGCGACGGGCGATGCACGGCCTATGGACGAACGATCCGACGCGGCGGAGCCGCCGACGGCGGCCCTGGCGAGCCGCGACGCGAAGGCACCCGCACGG of Streptomyces phaeolivaceus contains these proteins:
- a CDS encoding 2-hydroxyacid dehydrogenase; the protein is MTADATADPTADVTGDVWLSIPPDEIEGLPQGPDYLFWDGGEDGTQPYPGDPADCVLYVVPYMKRWPVKVNPLERMRNLRVVQTLTAGVDDVLARLSSLPPGVQLCNARGVHEASTAELALTLTLASLRGVPDFVRAQQQECWQGDFRPALADRSVLIVGYGAIGSAIEDRLVPFEVARVARVARSERTTARGPVHSFTELPSLLPSADVVILSTPLTEQTKGLVGADFLAHMKDGALLVNVARGGVVDTKALLAELDTGRITAALDVTDPEPLPPGHPLWRAPGVLISPHVGGPTSAFLPRAKRLLVDQLGRFVNREPLRNVVLTTGETDDA
- a CDS encoding aldo/keto reductase, coding for MERRTIGAATLDVGAVGLGCMPMSWAYTGSRQRGDESMRTVHRALDLGTTLLDTADMYGPFTNELLVGRVLKERRAEAFVSTKVGLLVGEQHIVANGRPGYVRRACDASLRRLQTDVIDLYQLHRADPEVPVEETWGAMADLVRAGKVRALGLCAVGARAGRRPGAGMYDTTIGQLQRVQQVFPVSAVQAELSVWSREALDSLLPWCVARGIGFLAAMPLGNGFLTGTLTPGGGFEPDDLRARHPRFTSEMMAANQPLVVGLRRIAARHGADVTPAQVALAWVLSLGPHVVPVPGTKQARWVTENAAAHALRLTAGDLAEVAGLPPARGSWD